The following nucleotide sequence is from Bacteroidales bacterium.
ATGAGGCGGATAACTGCACGGCTTCCCCGGTGGTAGCTTTTGTGAGTGATGTGAGTGATGGGAATACTTGTCCGGAGCTTATCACGCGGACCTATAGTGTGACCGATGATTGTGGTAACCAGATCCTGGTTACCCAGACCATCACCGTCGATGATGATACACCTCCGGATTTAACATGCCCATCCGATATAACTCAAGAATGTGGTGATAAGGATCCAGTTATTAAGATCCCGGTTGCAACGGATAATTGTGATGAAGATGTGAAAGTGACCTGGACCAGATCTGATGGATTGTCCTCTGCTGCACTTGATGACATAAATTCAACATTTGAAGTAGGTGAAACTACGATTACCTTCATTGCTAATGATGATTGTGGAAACAAATCTACATGTACAATACTGGTGACAGTTATCCCTTGTGATGCTTCGTATTGTACATATACGCAAGGATTTTATGGAAATGAGGGAGGTTTAACCTGCGATGGAATGACAGCTCAGGACTTAATGGAGAATGCTTTCGATATGTGGACAGATGATTTTGTAGAATTTGGAGATGCTGATAACGATAAAGTGTTCACCTTGACACTTGATGATATTTTGAATGGGAACATATTCAAAATGCTACCGGGTGAAGGACCTTCAGCTGCTTTAAAAGGCGATGCCACTTACAGCGATTCGAATACTTGGTTATATGTACCGATATCGAACAAAGGGACCATCAAGAATAATCTTCTTGCACAAACCATGACATTGTGGTTTAGCTTAGCGAATGATCCGGCTCTAGGTAATCTAGAGATTGATGACAGATATATCATTACTGCCGAAAGTGAAACCTGTGGGTCCGAAATTCCTGTGATAGGGACGGAATGGTATACGGAGATACCTCAGAGTATTTTTGAATACTTTGGTGAGGAGGAATTTACGGTGAATGAACTGCTCGAGCTGGCAAATCAGGCTCTTGGAGATGTGATCAGTAAGGATGACATTTCATTCGCGGATATTACGGAAGCGTTGGATGCAATTAATAATGCCTTTGATGAGTGCAGAATTCTTATGAGCTTTGAAGAGGCTGAGCCTCTTGATATTCCAAGGACAGGTTCTGATCTTGAGGAGGATTTAAGTTTTGTGACCCAGTTGCCATTGTACGGTACTCCGGTTATGGATATTGATTACAAGGTCTATCCAAATCCATTCAAACATAAGGTATTCTTTGACATAAAAGCCAATGAAAATACCTCACTGAAGCTTGTGATCATTACTTCAACGGGTCAGCTTGTGGAGGTGCTCTATGATGGAGAAGTCTTGGATGGGACCGAATATAAATTCGTGTTTGATAGTAAGTCTTACACGGATGCCATGTTCCTTTTCAGGATCATCACTGATCACAGTGATTCAACTGGTCAACTGATAAAAGCGAGATAGATTAATTGATTTAAGTTGAAACGGGGTGCTTTTTTCGGGC
It contains:
- a CDS encoding HYR domain-containing protein — encoded protein: EADNCTASPVVAFVSDVSDGNTCPELITRTYSVTDDCGNQILVTQTITVDDDTPPDLTCPSDITQECGDKDPVIKIPVATDNCDEDVKVTWTRSDGLSSAALDDINSTFEVGETTITFIANDDCGNKSTCTILVTVIPCDASYCTYTQGFYGNEGGLTCDGMTAQDLMENAFDMWTDDFVEFGDADNDKVFTLTLDDILNGNIFKMLPGEGPSAALKGDATYSDSNTWLYVPISNKGTIKNNLLAQTMTLWFSLANDPALGNLEIDDRYIITAESETCGSEIPVIGTEWYTEIPQSIFEYFGEEEFTVNELLELANQALGDVISKDDISFADITEALDAINNAFDECRILMSFEEAEPLDIPRTGSDLEEDLSFVTQLPLYGTPVMDIDYKVYPNPFKHKVFFDIKANENTSLKLVIITSTGQLVEVLYDGEVLDGTEYKFVFDSKSYTDAMFLFRIITDHSDSTGQLIKAR